A section of the Acidobacterium capsulatum ATCC 51196 genome encodes:
- a CDS encoding aldose 1-epimerase encodes MYRSSRLLWLAAAVLVAATGCNHKQNSAPMTNNTKPAVPGTGQSGASATASAVGSTKINGEPVVHLSRQQVGNGAQFLGMTVIPGRGMNVFQITAYVPGQGKVQLLASPPLAKAASLMNGQKMDKYGAASYSFGGAFLIPYPNRIFGQYSAKNHTVTADWHGQKLVLPANAGRAAMHGLILSSKVQNVQVLKTAGGETLTGTLNARRFGGRWPSVTDLQFHIALTGDAIDVKITATNAGQKPEPMSIGWHPYFRLLSGDRAQARLYVPATERATVNNYKEEKPTGKLVAVKGTPYDFNTPGGRPLGSTYLDDSFTHLKRTNHAVDVRLSDPAAHYGMEVMALSPEIRAVQIYSPPSQKFLAVEPQFNLVDPFGKEWHGQNTGMVTLPASASVTWHVRLHLFTPEGK; translated from the coding sequence ATGTATCGTTCTTCTCGTCTTTTGTGGCTGGCCGCCGCGGTTCTGGTCGCGGCTACCGGATGCAATCACAAACAGAACTCCGCGCCGATGACCAACAACACCAAGCCCGCCGTACCCGGCACCGGGCAGAGCGGCGCCAGCGCCACGGCGTCGGCGGTCGGGTCCACCAAAATCAATGGCGAGCCGGTCGTCCACCTCAGCCGCCAGCAGGTGGGCAACGGCGCGCAGTTTCTGGGCATGACGGTGATTCCGGGCCGGGGCATGAACGTCTTTCAAATCACGGCCTATGTGCCGGGCCAGGGCAAGGTGCAGTTGCTGGCCTCGCCGCCGCTGGCCAAGGCCGCCAGCCTGATGAACGGCCAGAAGATGGACAAGTACGGCGCGGCCAGCTACAGCTTTGGCGGAGCCTTCCTGATTCCCTACCCCAACCGCATCTTTGGCCAGTACTCGGCCAAAAACCACACGGTCACCGCCGACTGGCACGGGCAAAAGCTGGTGCTGCCGGCCAATGCCGGCCGGGCGGCCATGCATGGGCTGATTCTCAGCTCAAAGGTGCAGAACGTGCAGGTGCTCAAGACGGCGGGCGGCGAAACGCTCACCGGCACCCTCAACGCGCGCCGCTTTGGCGGCCGGTGGCCGTCGGTGACCGATCTGCAGTTTCACATCGCGCTGACCGGCGATGCCATCGACGTGAAAATTACGGCCACCAACGCCGGGCAGAAGCCGGAGCCGATGTCGATTGGCTGGCATCCGTACTTCCGCCTGCTGAGCGGCGACCGCGCCCAGGCCCGGCTGTATGTACCGGCCACCGAGCGGGCCACGGTCAACAACTATAAGGAGGAGAAACCGACCGGCAAGCTGGTCGCGGTGAAGGGCACGCCTTATGACTTCAACACGCCGGGCGGCCGGCCGCTGGGCAGCACCTATCTCGATGACAGCTTCACTCACCTTAAGCGTACCAACCACGCCGTGGATGTGCGCCTGAGCGATCCGGCGGCGCATTATGGCATGGAGGTGATGGCTCTCTCGCCCGAGATTCGCGCCGTGCAGATCTACTCCCCGCCGAGCCAGAAGTTTCTGGCCGTGGAGCCGCAGTTCAACCTGGTGGACCCCTTTGGCAAGGAGTGGCATGGCCAAAACACCGGCATGGTAACGCTGCCGGCCAGCGCCTCGGTGACGTGGCACGTGCGGCTGCACCTGTTCACGCCCGAGGGCAAGTAA
- the dnaK gene encoding molecular chaperone DnaK: MAKIIGIDLGTTNSVVAVMEGGEPKVIANEEGGRTTPSVVGFTKSGERLVGQVAKRQAITNPENTIYSIKRFMGRRQNEVNDEMKMVPYKVKQQGDHIVVEAQGKDYTAPEVSAMILQKLKKAAEDYLGTSVTEAVITVPAYFNDAQRQATKDAGKIAGLDVKRIVNEPTAAALAYGLDKKKDETIAVYDFGGGTFDISILEVGEGVIEVKSTNGDTHLGGDNLDQKIVDWLIDEFKKDEGLDLRAKGNEMALQRLKDAAERAKIELSTALETEINLPFITADATGPKHLVKKLTRAKLEQLVEDILQRSIEPCKKAMADAGVDASKIDEVVLVGGQTRMPRIQEIVKQLFGKEPHRGVNPDEVVAIGAAVQAGVLAGEVKDLLLLDVTPLTLSIETLGGVATPMIPRNTTIPTKKTETFSTAGDSQTEVEVHVLQGERPMAGQNRTLGKFKLSGIPPAPRGVPQIEVTFDIDANGILNVTAKDTATGKDQKITITSSSGLSKEEVERMAKEAEAHSAEDKAKRDEIEARNQLDNLVYNIEKMLKENGDKVSGEEKAEVETALADAKKTLEGTPTAEELNAAREKLTASSHKLAEAMYKANAAAGAAPAGEPAPGEPQAEQKKDDGVIDAEYVDVDEKK, from the coding sequence ATGGCAAAGATTATTGGAATTGACCTCGGAACCACCAATTCCGTGGTGGCCGTGATGGAAGGCGGCGAACCGAAGGTGATCGCCAACGAAGAGGGCGGCCGCACCACGCCTTCGGTGGTGGGATTTACCAAGAGCGGCGAGCGTCTGGTGGGCCAGGTGGCCAAGCGCCAGGCGATTACCAATCCGGAGAACACGATTTACTCCATCAAGCGCTTCATGGGCCGCCGCCAGAATGAAGTGAACGACGAAATGAAGATGGTGCCCTACAAGGTCAAGCAGCAGGGCGACCACATCGTCGTCGAGGCGCAGGGCAAGGACTACACCGCCCCCGAAGTTTCGGCCATGATTCTGCAGAAGCTCAAGAAGGCCGCCGAAGACTACCTGGGCACCTCGGTGACCGAGGCCGTCATCACGGTTCCGGCCTACTTTAACGACGCGCAGCGCCAGGCCACCAAGGACGCCGGCAAAATTGCCGGGCTCGACGTCAAGCGCATCGTCAACGAGCCGACCGCGGCCGCGCTGGCCTATGGCCTCGACAAGAAGAAGGACGAGACCATCGCCGTATATGACTTTGGCGGCGGTACGTTCGACATCTCCATTCTCGAAGTGGGCGAAGGCGTCATCGAGGTGAAGTCGACCAATGGCGACACACACCTGGGCGGCGACAACCTCGACCAGAAGATCGTGGACTGGCTCATCGACGAGTTCAAGAAGGACGAAGGCCTCGACCTGCGCGCCAAGGGCAACGAAATGGCCCTGCAGCGCCTGAAGGACGCCGCCGAGCGCGCCAAGATCGAGCTTTCGACCGCGCTTGAAACCGAGATCAACCTGCCCTTCATCACCGCCGATGCAACCGGCCCCAAGCACCTGGTGAAGAAGTTGACCCGCGCCAAGCTGGAGCAGCTCGTCGAGGACATTCTGCAGCGCTCCATTGAGCCCTGCAAGAAGGCCATGGCCGATGCCGGTGTGGACGCGAGCAAGATTGACGAAGTGGTGCTGGTAGGCGGACAGACCCGCATGCCCCGCATTCAGGAGATCGTCAAGCAGCTCTTTGGCAAGGAGCCCCATCGCGGCGTGAACCCCGATGAAGTGGTGGCGATTGGCGCGGCCGTGCAGGCGGGCGTCCTGGCCGGTGAGGTCAAGGATCTGCTGCTGCTCGACGTGACGCCGCTGACCCTGTCCATCGAAACGCTGGGCGGCGTGGCGACGCCGATGATTCCGCGCAACACGACCATCCCGACCAAGAAGACGGAGACCTTCTCGACGGCGGGTGACAGCCAGACCGAAGTCGAAGTACACGTGCTGCAGGGCGAGCGCCCCATGGCCGGGCAGAACCGCACGCTGGGCAAGTTCAAGCTGAGCGGCATTCCTCCGGCGCCGCGCGGCGTGCCGCAGATCGAGGTCACCTTTGACATCGACGCCAACGGCATTCTGAACGTGACCGCGAAGGATACGGCCACCGGCAAGGACCAGAAGATCACCATCACCTCCTCCTCGGGACTCAGCAAGGAAGAGGTGGAGCGCATGGCCAAGGAAGCCGAGGCGCACTCGGCCGAAGACAAGGCCAAGCGCGACGAGATCGAGGCCCGCAACCAGCTCGACAACCTCGTCTACAACATCGAGAAGATGCTGAAGGAGAACGGCGACAAGGTTTCGGGTGAGGAGAAGGCCGAAGTGGAGACCGCCCTGGCTGACGCCAAGAAGACGCTCGAAGGCACTCCGACGGCCGAGGAACTGAACGCCGCGCGCGAGAAGCTGACCGCCTCTTCGCACAAGCTGGCCGAGGCCATGTACAAGGCCAACGCCGCTGCCGGCGCGGCTCCCGCGGGCGAACCTGCCCCCGGCGAACCGCAGGCCGAGCAGAAGAAGGACGACGGCGTGATCGACGCCGAGTACGTGGACGTGGACGAGAAGAAGTAA
- a CDS encoding GIY-YIG nuclease family protein: protein MPQSWVYILASRTGTLYTGVTSDLTRRVLEHRSGVRSGFASKYGCDRLVYYEESDDIAVAIAREKAIKGWTRAKKIALIEAKNPDWNDLAEHLGSRILMPNQSMAEEDKKEAQRIRLPLPETRKQE, encoded by the coding sequence ATGCCGCAAAGCTGGGTGTACATTCTGGCGAGTCGAACGGGAACGCTATACACAGGAGTCACGAGCGATCTCACGCGCAGGGTTTTGGAGCACCGGAGCGGCGTCCGTTCCGGCTTCGCGAGCAAATATGGCTGCGATCGTCTCGTCTACTATGAAGAATCCGACGACATCGCCGTGGCCATCGCGCGAGAGAAGGCCATCAAGGGATGGACGCGCGCGAAAAAAATTGCACTGATTGAAGCAAAGAATCCGGACTGGAATGATCTGGCAGAGCATCTGGGCAGCCGAATTCTGATGCCGAATCAAAGCATGGCGGAAGAGGATAAGAAAGAAGCGCAGCGCATTCGTTTGCCCCTTCCCGAAACTCGTAAGCAAGAATGA
- a CDS encoding Fpg/Nei family DNA glycosylase: protein MPEGNEIHRFAERHAAALAGGRVSVDSPNGAFPDAEVLHGRKLQAVEAYGKHLGYVFGRDTILHVHLGMYGDFREGAMPLPPEKGALRLRLWNRANWVELRGATDCSIFDGEKWQALVARLGPDPLRPESDPEPGFAIIARRNTPIGQLLMDQSVFAGIGNIYRAEFLFRAGLHPRTPGREVPRPSIAGIWKDARKLMPLGMIDRRIVTTLAKDRALKRGPETNQDRALKRGEKTDSARSRKREATMDKASPRKRGGATADQAIPHQRGPAQDDQIHYVYRRHGKPCLRCGTKIEKEEMAGRTVYWCPACQKR from the coding sequence ATGCCTGAAGGCAACGAAATCCACCGCTTCGCCGAGCGCCATGCCGCCGCGCTCGCGGGCGGGCGTGTCTCTGTGGACTCGCCCAATGGAGCCTTCCCGGACGCCGAAGTCCTGCATGGGCGCAAGCTGCAGGCCGTGGAGGCTTACGGCAAGCATCTCGGCTATGTCTTCGGGCGCGACACGATTCTGCATGTGCATCTCGGCATGTATGGCGACTTCCGTGAGGGCGCGATGCCCCTGCCGCCCGAAAAGGGCGCGCTGCGGCTGCGGCTCTGGAACAGAGCGAACTGGGTCGAGCTGCGCGGGGCAACCGACTGCTCCATTTTCGACGGGGAGAAGTGGCAGGCGCTCGTCGCCCGCCTGGGGCCAGACCCGCTGCGGCCGGAATCGGACCCCGAGCCCGGCTTTGCCATCATTGCCCGGCGCAATACGCCGATAGGGCAATTGTTGATGGATCAATCGGTCTTTGCCGGCATCGGCAACATTTACCGGGCAGAGTTTCTCTTTCGAGCCGGGCTGCACCCGCGCACGCCGGGCCGCGAGGTGCCGCGCCCATCCATCGCCGGCATCTGGAAGGACGCCCGCAAGCTGATGCCGCTCGGCATGATCGACCGGCGCATCGTGACCACGCTGGCCAAGGACCGCGCGCTTAAGCGCGGGCCCGAAACGAATCAAGACCGCGCGCTTAAGCGCGGCGAGAAGACAGACTCAGCCCGCTCGCGCAAGCGCGAGGCAACAATGGATAAAGCAAGCCCGCGCAAGCGCGGCGGGGCCACCGCAGACCAGGCCATCCCGCACCAGCGCGGGCCGGCGCAAGATGACCAGATTCACTACGTGTACCGGCGGCACGGCAAACCCTGCCTCCGGTGCGGTACAAAGATTGAGAAGGAAGAGATGGCCGGGCGCACCGTCTACTGGTGCCCCGCCTGTCAAAAACGGTAG
- a CDS encoding DnaJ C-terminal domain-containing protein, with amino-acid sequence MANPQQKDYYGTLGIKKTATADEIRKAFRKLARKYHPDVNPGDKKAEEKFKEISEANDILGDEKKRKIYDQFGFYSDQIDPAAAEAAARQGYAPGAGSPRGGGQQGVPFDFGGFDFSDYQGGGAQQGGGFGGSFRDIFSGIFNQGGGRQPRGPQPGTDLEYQIEVDFWTAIRGGTARLQIQRQEVCPTCHGKASTGGPHACPECHGSGQVTQMGGRMKFNIQCPRCGGSGKVQNACPTCHGDGTVTRSEPLEFRIKAGTRDGQRIRLAGRGNAGTHGGQPGDLYLIIRMGTHPVFQRLGDDIHLTVPVTIAEAALGAKIEVPTIDGRAQLKIPPGTQSGQKLRMRERGVPSATREGQRGDEIVTVEIVVPQLRDERSKEILREFSKLNPEDPREAVFAKV; translated from the coding sequence ATGGCCAATCCGCAGCAAAAAGACTATTACGGCACCCTCGGCATCAAAAAGACGGCCACGGCGGACGAGATCCGCAAGGCCTTTCGCAAACTCGCGCGCAAATATCACCCCGATGTGAACCCAGGCGACAAAAAGGCCGAAGAGAAGTTCAAGGAAATCTCAGAGGCCAACGACATTCTGGGCGACGAAAAGAAGCGCAAAATCTACGACCAGTTCGGCTTCTACTCCGACCAGATTGACCCGGCGGCGGCTGAGGCGGCGGCGCGGCAGGGCTATGCGCCGGGCGCTGGCAGCCCGCGCGGCGGCGGCCAGCAGGGCGTTCCCTTTGACTTCGGCGGCTTTGACTTCAGCGACTATCAGGGCGGCGGCGCGCAGCAGGGTGGCGGCTTTGGCGGCAGCTTCCGCGATATTTTCTCCGGCATTTTTAACCAGGGCGGCGGCCGCCAGCCGCGCGGCCCCCAGCCAGGCACCGATCTGGAGTACCAGATCGAGGTCGATTTCTGGACCGCCATTCGCGGCGGTACGGCGCGGCTGCAGATTCAGCGGCAGGAGGTCTGCCCGACCTGCCACGGCAAGGCCTCCACGGGCGGCCCGCACGCCTGCCCCGAGTGCCACGGCTCCGGCCAGGTCACGCAGATGGGCGGCCGCATGAAGTTCAACATTCAATGTCCGCGCTGCGGCGGCTCGGGCAAGGTGCAGAACGCCTGCCCCACCTGCCACGGCGACGGCACGGTCACGCGCTCTGAGCCGCTGGAATTTCGCATCAAGGCAGGCACGCGCGACGGCCAGCGCATCCGGCTGGCGGGGCGCGGCAACGCCGGCACGCACGGCGGCCAGCCCGGCGACCTTTACCTGATCATCCGCATGGGCACGCACCCGGTCTTTCAGCGGCTGGGCGATGACATTCACCTGACCGTGCCGGTCACCATTGCCGAGGCCGCGCTCGGGGCCAAGATTGAGGTGCCCACCATCGATGGCCGCGCACAGTTGAAGATTCCGCCCGGCACGCAGAGCGGCCAGAAGCTGCGCATGCGCGAGCGCGGCGTGCCCTCAGCCACGCGCGAGGGCCAGCGCGGCGATGAAATTGTCACGGTGGAGATCGTGGTGCCGCAGCTTCGCGACGAGCGGTCCAAAGAGATTCTGCGCGAATTCTCAAAGCTCAACCCGGAAGACCCGCGCGAAGCCGTCTTTGCGAAGGTTTAG
- a CDS encoding GNAT family N-acetyltransferase encodes MVTLTTERLILRPLTLDDTDALLAVWGDAETMRYYPSTLNREQMVARIEAQIERYATGTGQLAVLLRDSGELIGGCGPVWHEVEGVQELEVGYHIRRDHWGRGYAPEAARAVLDHARVTLQKDDCISLIRLENYPSRRAAEKNGAVLEKIVHWRDYDHCVYRYLQAGFSGQR; translated from the coding sequence ATGGTCACCCTCACCACCGAACGCCTCATCCTGCGCCCGCTCACGCTCGACGACACCGATGCCCTGCTCGCCGTCTGGGGCGATGCCGAGACCATGCGCTATTACCCCTCCACGCTCAACCGCGAGCAGATGGTGGCGCGCATCGAGGCGCAGATCGAGCGCTACGCCACCGGCACGGGCCAGCTTGCCGTGCTGCTGAGGGACTCAGGGGAGTTGATCGGCGGCTGCGGCCCGGTCTGGCACGAGGTCGAGGGCGTTCAGGAATTAGAGGTCGGCTACCACATTCGCCGCGACCACTGGGGCAGGGGCTACGCGCCCGAGGCGGCGCGGGCCGTGCTCGATCATGCTCGCGTTACACTTCAAAAGGATGACTGTATCTCGCTGATTCGATTAGAGAACTACCCCTCGCGGCGCGCTGCCGAAAAGAACGGCGCGGTGCTCGAAAAGATCGTCCACTGGCGCGACTATGACCACTGCGTCTACCGCTATCTTCAGGCTGGCTTCAGCGGCCAACGGTAA
- a CDS encoding heat shock protein transcriptional repressor HspR — MPTKRKSKGAYMISAVAEMYDIHPQTLRLYEREGLLKPSRTEGNTRLYTDEDLERLEFILNLARDLGVNIAGIAIILQMRERMEEMNRQMQDFVEYVRSEMLTHMQQGFSQNSPQPGAIVPLKRPMVVPHSRSKR; from the coding sequence ATGCCGACCAAACGCAAATCCAAGGGCGCGTACATGATCTCGGCGGTCGCCGAGATGTACGACATTCACCCCCAGACCCTGCGCCTCTATGAGCGCGAAGGGCTGCTGAAACCCTCGCGCACCGAGGGAAACACACGGCTATATACTGATGAGGACCTCGAACGGCTGGAATTTATTCTGAACCTGGCCCGCGACCTTGGCGTGAACATCGCAGGCATCGCCATCATTTTGCAGATGCGCGAACGCATGGAAGAGATGAACCGCCAGATGCAGGACTTCGTGGAGTATGTGCGCTCAGAGATGCTGACGCACATGCAGCAGGGCTTTTCGCAGAACAGCCCTCAGCCCGGAGCCATTGTGCCGCTGAAACGCCCGATGGTGGTTCCGCACAGCAGGAGCAAGCGCTAA